From the Leptospira biflexa serovar Patoc strain 'Patoc 1 (Paris)' genome, one window contains:
- a CDS encoding GyrI-like domain-containing protein, which translates to MKILKKIGFTFGIILVIGISFYAYMGGFKQVEVERGTFGPQTIFVHTHTGPYENLKESWEKFQNDWESIGITECNSLALYLDSPDTPPEKLRSVLGCRMDGLSESQIKSIQNKFVTFSIPKMNCLTATFPFKNVISYFFAPMKVYPKFQETLLLEPKETSVAIEVYGGSANFVEKIEFYMPIGVSRDVFFPLENLFLQK; encoded by the coding sequence ATGAAAATTTTAAAGAAAATTGGGTTCACTTTTGGAATCATCCTAGTGATCGGAATTTCCTTTTATGCATATATGGGCGGATTCAAACAAGTGGAAGTAGAGCGTGGAACATTTGGACCTCAAACAATCTTTGTTCATACGCATACGGGTCCATATGAAAATCTAAAAGAGAGTTGGGAAAAATTCCAAAACGATTGGGAATCAATTGGAATCACTGAATGTAATAGTTTGGCTTTGTACTTGGACAGTCCAGACACACCACCTGAAAAATTGAGATCTGTTTTAGGATGTCGTATGGATGGATTGTCGGAATCTCAAATCAAATCCATTCAAAACAAATTTGTAACATTTTCAATTCCCAAAATGAATTGTTTAACCGCAACATTTCCATTCAAGAATGTGATTTCATACTTTTTTGCTCCTATGAAAGTGTATCCAAAATTCCAAGAAACACTCTTATTGGAACCAAAAGAAACTTCTGTAGCGATAGAAGTGTATGGAGGATCTGCCAACTTTGTGGAAAAAATAGAATTTTATATGCCGATTGGTGTGAGTCGAGATGTCTTTTTTCCTTTAGAAAACTTATTTTTACAAAAATAA
- the lsa20 gene encoding LIC11469 family lipoprotein adhesin Lsa20 produces MISFWIRNSVVRFVVLAFCFFIFSCDEKEKAVTHQHNEVMVTNPKPSSHVKLDVKWEYTSLPLEMEIREPSGAQVLALWTTGSVPEGKRAPFGDPIPNGQIVLKPGSKKQFLLVMKNTTEKPVYFFAAPHSAMPVEHSFGFKFKCLCVNHAFSVPPKETWYRVVEIRLAPDYLGDSLVLTHNLIGISHERMLQFEKSASKSLPSEMD; encoded by the coding sequence ATGATCAGTTTTTGGATTCGAAATTCGGTTGTTCGTTTCGTAGTATTGGCGTTCTGTTTTTTTATCTTTTCTTGTGATGAAAAAGAAAAAGCGGTAACTCACCAACATAACGAAGTAATGGTGACAAATCCAAAGCCATCAAGTCATGTGAAACTCGATGTGAAATGGGAATACACCTCGTTGCCATTGGAAATGGAAATTCGGGAACCGAGTGGAGCACAAGTTCTTGCTCTATGGACAACTGGCTCAGTCCCTGAAGGAAAAAGGGCTCCCTTTGGTGATCCGATTCCCAATGGACAAATTGTGTTGAAACCTGGTTCTAAAAAACAGTTTTTGCTCGTGATGAAAAATACAACGGAAAAACCTGTTTATTTTTTTGCTGCACCTCACTCGGCAATGCCTGTTGAACATAGTTTTGGATTTAAGTTCAAATGTTTGTGTGTGAATCATGCGTTTAGTGTGCCACCAAAGGAAACATGGTATCGTGTTGTGGAAATTCGATTGGCTCCTGATTATTTGGGGGACTCTCTTGTCTTAACTCACAATCTCATTGGTATCAGTCATGAAAGGATGTTACAATTTGAAAAAAGTGCAAGTAAGTCACTACCAAGTGAAATGGATTGA